One stretch of Miscanthus floridulus cultivar M001 chromosome 18, ASM1932011v1, whole genome shotgun sequence DNA includes these proteins:
- the LOC136520411 gene encoding ASI1-immunoprecipitated protein 2-like isoform X1, which yields MRLRNTDRAPRSSGRRSNVASWISEVKDTSNVAVRKKRGRRAPPSARRLRDKRVDKAIESDGAVDSDSDDTDGQVGKSQPSAHIEEQEGPSSASEEQDHSTNSKDMLQKASSQSTKKVSRSSTSSKQGASHLEQEGANEDGSHVQVSAVYKDMDNERSSQEIRDDQVSDAQVDTTSSNDKNSEEVEDVKVCDICGDVGEDEKLAVCSRCNDGAEHTYCMRVMMEEVPDSDWLCEDCQTAVESEKENRLEKSQVKVGTSKELSFEGEINKPPIAAKNRNSSDCKLKAENVENKESDTTNEGNDTVETRTEEDAAMTSSIRDTIPETGGMYTAADSRKRMQPSHEIFMFDADKGKQPSHQVATSLAFNALKNQAPQPRGQLSKSTSFNNSKVPKVKQLLNEVPQKPKFLKESWSSIIKKEGPISMSTKSATFKKPKPCEPANKAKSSVLPPAEEPRVTNQLVSHNVTNGQCSSILGPPSATASMVAPVLLKTDTTAQLLSTRNNTADSNNLGAVHVQGGKNSLGNSELKKPPLAKVPGSTMLSNAERSSCGILGSGAHRKVIQNSDSSHQDTKIKDQTAFRQGASSSSRNVKKPSLSTQANEQDMRYILSIPGSGVDCSKLKFKDTHPSLSATPGISSDNGCIMPNDHRDEPAQGVSAGDEPLFSTVPELDWIWQGGFELQRTGRSPELCDGFQAHLSCSAAQLVLDVVKKFPSKVQLEEVPRQNSWPTQFQENGPTYDNIGLFFFARDVQSYEKHYSKLVENMLKNDLVLRGSVGTVELLIFPSNILSKNFQRWNMFYFLWGIFRVGKKDSSNLPSYVSTSRLERNFNDDPGAMDWSTTALSSTHSFSQNRSGFGEILVKSTNFAPSLEASHEVCLNGENFLNQPVCGRGLDDHLDSDTEIISTISNGGMGPSSMSMQRKHQKLDYPEHEDRMRDTFGGNVSERDFDVNMVPVTCSVSLTHLQEEPGMVSTTINLNDADNLMDIDHNDADHLMDIDHVNTCEVSVGALDRSHASGGADKRSFEMAKVADEVDEVPEHKKIKLDNVVSMNSDLYENAYSGRLSSKVHSLSASSVNDGTSNKPMAGSSSSDGKCVFPLDLNAVDEAVSENIANHY from the exons ATGCGAT TAAGGAATACAGACAGGGCGCCACGTAGCTCAGGTCGTCGCAGTAATGTTGCTTCATGGATCTCTGAAGTTAAAGACACATCTAATGTGGCCGTAAGAAAGAAAAGGGGGAGAAGAGCACCTCCATCTGCTAGAAGATTGCGTGATAAAAGGGTGGATAAGGCGATTGAAAGTGATGGTGCTGTTGACAGTGACAGCGATGATACAGATGGACAGGTTGGCAAAAGTCAGCCTAGTGCACACATTGAGGAACAGGAAGGTCCATCCTCAGCTTCAGAAGAACAGGACCATTCAACAAACTCTAAAGACATGCTCCAAAAAGCTAGCTCTCAAAGCACAAAGAAAGTTTCTAGAAGCTCAACAAGCAGCAAGCAAGGTGCATCTCATTTGGAACAGGAAGGTGCAAATGAAGATGGGTCTCATGTGCAAGTGTCTGCTGTGTACAAGGATATGGATAATGAAAGAAGCTCTCAAGAGAtcagggatgat CAGGTATCCGATGCACAAGTTGATACAACTTCATCTAATGATAAAAATTCAGAAGAAGTTGAAGAC GTGAAGGTGTGTGACATATGTGGAGATGTTGGTGAGGATGAGAAGCTCGCTGTCTGTAGCAGATGCAATGACGGCGCAGAGCACAC GTATTGCATGCGGGTAATGATGGAAGAGGTTCCAGATAGTGATTGGCTGTGCGAAGACTGCCAAACTGCAGTAGAATCTGAAAAGGAGAATAGACTAGAGAAATCTCAGGTGAAGGTTGGCACTTCGAAAGAGCTGTCCTTTGAAGGGGAGATTAACAAACCTCCCATTGCTGCAAAGAACAGAAATTCTTCAGACTGTAAATTGAAGGCTGAGAATGTAGAAAACAAAGAGTCAGATACCACAAATGAGGGGAATGATACGGTTGAAACCAGGACGGAAGAAGATGCTGCGATGACATCCTCAATTAGAGATACTATTCCTGAAACTGGTGGCATGTACACGGCGGCTGACTCCAGAAAGAGAATGCAACCATCACACGAGATATTCATGTTTGATGCTGACAAAGGAAAGCAACCTAGCCATCAAGTGGCAACTTCATTGGCGTTTAATGCTCTGAAGAATCAGGCACCACAGCCTCGTG GCCAACTTTCCAAATCCACTTCTTTCAATAACTCAAAGGTTCCGAAAGTGAAACAGCTATTGAATGAAGTTCCTCAGAAGCCAAAATTTTTGAAGGAATCTTGGTCTTCTATCATTAAAAAGGAAGGGCCAATCAGCATGAGTACTAAGTCAGCGACCTTCAAAAAGCCTAAGCCTTGCGAGCCAGCAAACAAGGCAAAGTCTTCCGTCTTGCCACCTGCCGAGGAGCCAAGGGTGACGAATCAGTTGGTGAGCCACAACGTAACAAATGGTCAGTGCTCTTCAATATTGGGGCCTCCCTCTGCCACAGCATCAATGGTTGCTCCTGTTCTTTTAAAAACTGATACCACAGCTCAGCTCCTCTCTACAAGAAATAACACGGCTGACTCAAATAATTTAGGTGCTGTTCATGTACAGGGTGGTAAAAATTCTCTTG GAAACAGTGAGCTCAAGAAGCCTCCTTTAGCAAAAGTGCCGGGAAGTACGATGCTATCTAATGCTGAAAGATCCTCATGTGGGATTCTTGGTTCGGGTGCTCATAGAAAAGTGATTCAGAATTCAGATTCTTCACATCAGGATACTAAAATAAAGGACCAAACTGCCTTCAGACAGGGTGCTTCTAGCAGCAGTCGGAATGTGAAGAAGCCTTCATTATCAACTCAAGCTAATGAGCAGGATATGAGATATATTTTATCCATCCCTGGGAGCGGAGTAGATTGTAGCAAGCTGAAGTTCAAAGATACTCATCCATCTCTATCTGCCACACCAGGAATCTCTTCTGATAATGGTTGCATTATGCCAAATGATCATAGGGATGAACCTGCTCAAGGGGTTTCAGCTGGTGATGAACCATTGTTTTCAACTGTCCCTGAGCTGGACTGGATATGGCA AGGTGGTTTTGAGCTGCAGAGGACTGGAAGATCACCGGAGCTGTGTGATGGTTTTCAAGCCCACTTATCATGTTCTGCTGCACAGTTAGTGTTGGACGTAGTTAAGAAATTCCCTTCTAAAGTCCAGCTTGAGGAAGTTCCTCGGCAGAATTCATGGCCGACACAATTTCAGGAAAATGGTCCAACTTATGACAACATAGGTCTTTTTTTCTTTGCTAGAGATGTTCAGAG CTATGAAAAACACTACAGTAAATTAGTTGAAAATATGCTGAAGAATGATTTAGTTCTCAGAGGAAGTGTTGGTACTGTTGAGTTGCTTATATTCCCTTCCAATATCTTGTCAAAGAACTTCCAAA GGTGGAATATGTTCTACTTTCTATGGGGTATATTCAGAGTTGGCAAAAAAGATTCCTCTAACCTCCCATCTTATGTATCCACAAGTAGACTAGAACGAAACTTTAATGATGACCCCGGGGCCATGGATTGGAGTACGACTGCTTTGTCATCTACTCATTCATTCTCACAAAACAGGAGTGGTTTTGGCGAAATTTTGGTAAAGTCAACTAATTTTGCACCGAGTTTGGAAGCCAGTCATGAGGTGTGTTTGAATGGAGAGAACTTTTTGAATCAGCCTGTATGTGGAAGAGGTCTAGATGATCACCTAGATTCAGATACAGAAATAATTTCAACAATTAGCAATGGTGGTATGGGTCCCTCTTCCATGTCTATGCAAAGAAAACATCAG AAACTTGATTATCCAGAACACGAAGATAGAATGAGGGACACCTTCGGTGGTAATGTTAGTgaaagagattttgatgtgaacaTGGTGCCAGTTACTTGTTCTGTCTCCTTAACCCATCTTCAGGAAG AACCTGGCATGGTGAGCACAACCATCAACCTTAACGATGCAGACAACCTCATGGATATAGACCATAACGATGCAGACCACCTCATGGATATAGACCATGTAAATACCTGTGAGGTTAGCGTGGGTGCACTGGATCGTTCACATGCATCAGGTGGTGCAGATAAAAGAAGTTTTGAGATGGCCAAAGTAGCTGATGAAGTCGATGAAGTACCCGAGCATAAGAAAATTAAATTGGATAATGTAGTTTCTATGAACTCTGATTTATACGAGAATGCCTACAGTGGAAGGTTATCATCTAAGGTGCATTCCCTTTCAGCTTCTTCTGTGAATGATGGCACTAGCAATAAACCGATGGCTGGAAGCTCAAGCAGTGATGGAAAGTGCGTGTTTCCACTTGATCTAAATGCAGTGGATGAAGCAGTATCAGAGAACATCGCAAATCACTACTAG
- the LOC136520411 gene encoding ASI1-immunoprecipitated protein 2-like isoform X2 — translation MRLRNTDRAPRSSGRRSNVASWISEVKDTSNVAVRKKRGRRAPPSARRLRDKRVDKAIESDGAVDSDSDDTDGQVGKSQPSAHIEEQEGPSSASEEQDHSTNSKDMLQKASSQSTKKVSRSSTSSKQGASHLEQEGANEDGSHVQVSAVYKDMDNERSSQEIRDDVSDAQVDTTSSNDKNSEEVEDVKVCDICGDVGEDEKLAVCSRCNDGAEHTYCMRVMMEEVPDSDWLCEDCQTAVESEKENRLEKSQVKVGTSKELSFEGEINKPPIAAKNRNSSDCKLKAENVENKESDTTNEGNDTVETRTEEDAAMTSSIRDTIPETGGMYTAADSRKRMQPSHEIFMFDADKGKQPSHQVATSLAFNALKNQAPQPRGQLSKSTSFNNSKVPKVKQLLNEVPQKPKFLKESWSSIIKKEGPISMSTKSATFKKPKPCEPANKAKSSVLPPAEEPRVTNQLVSHNVTNGQCSSILGPPSATASMVAPVLLKTDTTAQLLSTRNNTADSNNLGAVHVQGGKNSLGNSELKKPPLAKVPGSTMLSNAERSSCGILGSGAHRKVIQNSDSSHQDTKIKDQTAFRQGASSSSRNVKKPSLSTQANEQDMRYILSIPGSGVDCSKLKFKDTHPSLSATPGISSDNGCIMPNDHRDEPAQGVSAGDEPLFSTVPELDWIWQGGFELQRTGRSPELCDGFQAHLSCSAAQLVLDVVKKFPSKVQLEEVPRQNSWPTQFQENGPTYDNIGLFFFARDVQSYEKHYSKLVENMLKNDLVLRGSVGTVELLIFPSNILSKNFQRWNMFYFLWGIFRVGKKDSSNLPSYVSTSRLERNFNDDPGAMDWSTTALSSTHSFSQNRSGFGEILVKSTNFAPSLEASHEVCLNGENFLNQPVCGRGLDDHLDSDTEIISTISNGGMGPSSMSMQRKHQKLDYPEHEDRMRDTFGGNVSERDFDVNMVPVTCSVSLTHLQEEPGMVSTTINLNDADNLMDIDHNDADHLMDIDHVNTCEVSVGALDRSHASGGADKRSFEMAKVADEVDEVPEHKKIKLDNVVSMNSDLYENAYSGRLSSKVHSLSASSVNDGTSNKPMAGSSSSDGKCVFPLDLNAVDEAVSENIANHY, via the exons ATGCGAT TAAGGAATACAGACAGGGCGCCACGTAGCTCAGGTCGTCGCAGTAATGTTGCTTCATGGATCTCTGAAGTTAAAGACACATCTAATGTGGCCGTAAGAAAGAAAAGGGGGAGAAGAGCACCTCCATCTGCTAGAAGATTGCGTGATAAAAGGGTGGATAAGGCGATTGAAAGTGATGGTGCTGTTGACAGTGACAGCGATGATACAGATGGACAGGTTGGCAAAAGTCAGCCTAGTGCACACATTGAGGAACAGGAAGGTCCATCCTCAGCTTCAGAAGAACAGGACCATTCAACAAACTCTAAAGACATGCTCCAAAAAGCTAGCTCTCAAAGCACAAAGAAAGTTTCTAGAAGCTCAACAAGCAGCAAGCAAGGTGCATCTCATTTGGAACAGGAAGGTGCAAATGAAGATGGGTCTCATGTGCAAGTGTCTGCTGTGTACAAGGATATGGATAATGAAAGAAGCTCTCAAGAGAtcagggatgat GTATCCGATGCACAAGTTGATACAACTTCATCTAATGATAAAAATTCAGAAGAAGTTGAAGAC GTGAAGGTGTGTGACATATGTGGAGATGTTGGTGAGGATGAGAAGCTCGCTGTCTGTAGCAGATGCAATGACGGCGCAGAGCACAC GTATTGCATGCGGGTAATGATGGAAGAGGTTCCAGATAGTGATTGGCTGTGCGAAGACTGCCAAACTGCAGTAGAATCTGAAAAGGAGAATAGACTAGAGAAATCTCAGGTGAAGGTTGGCACTTCGAAAGAGCTGTCCTTTGAAGGGGAGATTAACAAACCTCCCATTGCTGCAAAGAACAGAAATTCTTCAGACTGTAAATTGAAGGCTGAGAATGTAGAAAACAAAGAGTCAGATACCACAAATGAGGGGAATGATACGGTTGAAACCAGGACGGAAGAAGATGCTGCGATGACATCCTCAATTAGAGATACTATTCCTGAAACTGGTGGCATGTACACGGCGGCTGACTCCAGAAAGAGAATGCAACCATCACACGAGATATTCATGTTTGATGCTGACAAAGGAAAGCAACCTAGCCATCAAGTGGCAACTTCATTGGCGTTTAATGCTCTGAAGAATCAGGCACCACAGCCTCGTG GCCAACTTTCCAAATCCACTTCTTTCAATAACTCAAAGGTTCCGAAAGTGAAACAGCTATTGAATGAAGTTCCTCAGAAGCCAAAATTTTTGAAGGAATCTTGGTCTTCTATCATTAAAAAGGAAGGGCCAATCAGCATGAGTACTAAGTCAGCGACCTTCAAAAAGCCTAAGCCTTGCGAGCCAGCAAACAAGGCAAAGTCTTCCGTCTTGCCACCTGCCGAGGAGCCAAGGGTGACGAATCAGTTGGTGAGCCACAACGTAACAAATGGTCAGTGCTCTTCAATATTGGGGCCTCCCTCTGCCACAGCATCAATGGTTGCTCCTGTTCTTTTAAAAACTGATACCACAGCTCAGCTCCTCTCTACAAGAAATAACACGGCTGACTCAAATAATTTAGGTGCTGTTCATGTACAGGGTGGTAAAAATTCTCTTG GAAACAGTGAGCTCAAGAAGCCTCCTTTAGCAAAAGTGCCGGGAAGTACGATGCTATCTAATGCTGAAAGATCCTCATGTGGGATTCTTGGTTCGGGTGCTCATAGAAAAGTGATTCAGAATTCAGATTCTTCACATCAGGATACTAAAATAAAGGACCAAACTGCCTTCAGACAGGGTGCTTCTAGCAGCAGTCGGAATGTGAAGAAGCCTTCATTATCAACTCAAGCTAATGAGCAGGATATGAGATATATTTTATCCATCCCTGGGAGCGGAGTAGATTGTAGCAAGCTGAAGTTCAAAGATACTCATCCATCTCTATCTGCCACACCAGGAATCTCTTCTGATAATGGTTGCATTATGCCAAATGATCATAGGGATGAACCTGCTCAAGGGGTTTCAGCTGGTGATGAACCATTGTTTTCAACTGTCCCTGAGCTGGACTGGATATGGCA AGGTGGTTTTGAGCTGCAGAGGACTGGAAGATCACCGGAGCTGTGTGATGGTTTTCAAGCCCACTTATCATGTTCTGCTGCACAGTTAGTGTTGGACGTAGTTAAGAAATTCCCTTCTAAAGTCCAGCTTGAGGAAGTTCCTCGGCAGAATTCATGGCCGACACAATTTCAGGAAAATGGTCCAACTTATGACAACATAGGTCTTTTTTTCTTTGCTAGAGATGTTCAGAG CTATGAAAAACACTACAGTAAATTAGTTGAAAATATGCTGAAGAATGATTTAGTTCTCAGAGGAAGTGTTGGTACTGTTGAGTTGCTTATATTCCCTTCCAATATCTTGTCAAAGAACTTCCAAA GGTGGAATATGTTCTACTTTCTATGGGGTATATTCAGAGTTGGCAAAAAAGATTCCTCTAACCTCCCATCTTATGTATCCACAAGTAGACTAGAACGAAACTTTAATGATGACCCCGGGGCCATGGATTGGAGTACGACTGCTTTGTCATCTACTCATTCATTCTCACAAAACAGGAGTGGTTTTGGCGAAATTTTGGTAAAGTCAACTAATTTTGCACCGAGTTTGGAAGCCAGTCATGAGGTGTGTTTGAATGGAGAGAACTTTTTGAATCAGCCTGTATGTGGAAGAGGTCTAGATGATCACCTAGATTCAGATACAGAAATAATTTCAACAATTAGCAATGGTGGTATGGGTCCCTCTTCCATGTCTATGCAAAGAAAACATCAG AAACTTGATTATCCAGAACACGAAGATAGAATGAGGGACACCTTCGGTGGTAATGTTAGTgaaagagattttgatgtgaacaTGGTGCCAGTTACTTGTTCTGTCTCCTTAACCCATCTTCAGGAAG AACCTGGCATGGTGAGCACAACCATCAACCTTAACGATGCAGACAACCTCATGGATATAGACCATAACGATGCAGACCACCTCATGGATATAGACCATGTAAATACCTGTGAGGTTAGCGTGGGTGCACTGGATCGTTCACATGCATCAGGTGGTGCAGATAAAAGAAGTTTTGAGATGGCCAAAGTAGCTGATGAAGTCGATGAAGTACCCGAGCATAAGAAAATTAAATTGGATAATGTAGTTTCTATGAACTCTGATTTATACGAGAATGCCTACAGTGGAAGGTTATCATCTAAGGTGCATTCCCTTTCAGCTTCTTCTGTGAATGATGGCACTAGCAATAAACCGATGGCTGGAAGCTCAAGCAGTGATGGAAAGTGCGTGTTTCCACTTGATCTAAATGCAGTGGATGAAGCAGTATCAGAGAACATCGCAAATCACTACTAG